Below is a genomic region from Tepidiforma bonchosmolovskayae.
CCTCAAACGAACGGCTCGAGTTCCTCGGCGATGCCATCCTCGGCCTCGTCGTCGCCCGCTACCTCTTCGAGCGCTGCCCCGCCGCCGGCGAAGGAGACCTCACCCGCATCCGCGCCGAGATCGTCCGCGGGAGCACCCTCGCCCGAGCAGCAGCCCGCATCGGCCTCGGCGAGTTCCTCATCCTCGGCCGAGGCGAAGAAGCCGCGGGCGGCCGCACCCGCGAACGGAACCTCGCCGGCGCCCTCGAAGCGCTCATCGGCGCCGTCTACCTCGACCGCGGGCTCGCGTCCGCCGCTGCGCTCATCCGGCGCCTGTTGCGCGACGAAATCGACCAGGCCATCCGGGAAGGCGTGCGCCCCGACGCGAAGAGTTCGCTCCAGCACCTCGCCCAGGCCCGCTGGCACGAACCGCCGGAATATGTGACGGTTGAGCATACGGCGGATGCGCCCCATCGCCGGTTTGTCGTCGAAGTAAAAGTCGCCGGCCAGCCGCTTGGACGCGGCGAAGGGCGCAGCAAGCGCGAAGCCCAGCAGCGCGCCGCCCAGGCCGCGCTCGAAGGGCTCCGCCAGGAGGAGGGCGCAGCATGTACCTGAAGCGGCTCGCCATCCACGGGTTCAAGAGCTTCGCCAACACCACGACCTTCGATTTCGGACCCGGCATCACCGCCATCGTCGGTCCGAACGGCTCGGGCAAGAGCAACGTGGCTGATGCGATTCGGTGGGTGCTCGGTGAACAGAGCGCGAGGCTCCTCCGGACGAAGAAACAGGAAGAC
It encodes:
- the rnc gene encoding ribonuclease III → MGQPEPGDRAELLTRLRIPALRPDLLLQALTHSSYLNENPATPASNERLEFLGDAILGLVVARYLFERCPAAGEGDLTRIRAEIVRGSTLARAAARIGLGEFLILGRGEEAAGGRTRERNLAGALEALIGAVYLDRGLASAAALIRRLLRDEIDQAIREGVRPDAKSSLQHLAQARWHEPPEYVTVEHTADAPHRRFVVEVKVAGQPLGRGEGRSKREAQQRAAQAALEGLRQEEGAACT